One region of Cytophagia bacterium CHB2 genomic DNA includes:
- a CDS encoding type I restriction enzyme HsdR N-terminal domain-containing protein, producing MLLIPEGEMPPKPYYDINPEAYIFVKKKESISPEEKVRQWAIFELLSTYRININNINIEIPIKVGRKYHYADIIVYRNHLPCIVIECKRQDDDDLNSGIDQAVSYATASEIRASYAVLTNGKEWIVKRRINQGWCLVPDIEYEADKLELVEASSALDVIDKVRAILHWIYRQVPADQAGHFLFALHDIMLCKRFLFKEVNDDLWLGTELFIRPIAGKFWGKDEPYTRQNVDPAYDNFISYFDRFGIVDDQARSAIGLESKITIIKLRLEELVKNTQGMTHVEVSFIRVAFFIAEYLEQSLKFEQYSDIPEGIVNEIVELVRPFWETKLGMRLPDRLDKDAIDAIHAWCPWNPR from the coding sequence ATGTTACTAATTCCAGAGGGCGAAATGCCTCCGAAACCTTACTACGACATTAATCCAGAAGCATATATATTTGTTAAGAAGAAAGAAAGCATATCTCCCGAGGAAAAAGTTAGGCAATGGGCAATCTTTGAATTGCTGTCAACTTATAGGATAAACATAAATAACATCAACATTGAAATTCCTATCAAGGTAGGTAGAAAATACCATTATGCTGATATTATAGTATATCGAAATCACTTGCCATGTATCGTAATTGAATGTAAACGTCAAGATGATGACGATTTGAATAGTGGAATAGACCAAGCAGTGAGTTATGCAACTGCTAGTGAAATTAGAGCCAGTTACGCAGTCCTAACGAATGGTAAGGAGTGGATAGTCAAACGAAGAATTAATCAAGGTTGGTGTCTCGTTCCTGATATTGAGTATGAAGCTGACAAGCTCGAATTGGTGGAAGCATCTTCTGCTCTAGATGTCATTGACAAAGTCAGAGCCATATTGCATTGGATTTATAGACAAGTGCCCGCTGATCAAGCCGGACATTTCTTATTTGCTTTACACGACATCATGCTCTGCAAAAGATTTCTTTTTAAAGAAGTTAATGACGATCTCTGGCTCGGTACAGAATTGTTTATTCGGCCTATCGCCGGTAAATTTTGGGGCAAGGATGAGCCTTATACCAGACAGAATGTCGACCCAGCATACGATAACTTTATCTCATACTTTGATAGATTTGGAATTGTTGATGACCAAGCTAGGTCCGCTATCGGATTGGAGTCCAAAATTACTATTATCAAACTTCGACTTGAGGAGTTAGTAAAAAACACTCAAGGTATGACTCATGTGGAAGTCTCTTTTATTCGAGTAGCCTTTTTTATTGCAGAATACTTGGAGCAATCGTTAAAATTTGAACAATATTCTGATATTCCTGAAGGCATAGTTAATGAAATAGTTGAACTAGTTCGGCCCTTTTGGGAAACAAAACTAGGCATGAGATTACCCGATAGACTTGATAAAGATGCAATAGATGCGATTCACGCATGGTGTCCTTGGAATCCACGATAA